In the Acropora muricata isolate sample 2 chromosome 10, ASM3666990v1, whole genome shotgun sequence genome, one interval contains:
- the LOC136931798 gene encoding trace amine-associated receptor 13c-like, with product MASWNDSAKNLSNTDLLSMAFDASITSSVTAKVFKILPLTFITLASSFVNTILIYAVYADVRMQTATNMLIASQGIADLGTSILVMPFALISVVADGWILGEKFCMANAFFNLFFTQTTVLQMTIIAFERYLAIVKPLRREISLLQAAGLAASAWGLSFLTSLPWLDLTTDQATVEYFEGFCVCGIRYYPPVRGLALIYVTLIILLFRVLPLVFITFCYHQIRKVIRKKNRSVCPIDQSNAQKLAINVYANSALTSKFVIGTSLIQVFPACLLMLLDGLGVGYIPQDLKTGFKWVMWCHCFVKPAIYASKSSAWRKTIRGYLQKFPVCSLLLKANAVLRVSDHCKRNSKHPKGGKVCNNSTEGRKETIQTEIEQRKIQATEKYIWFFRTKEAWQDHDKWQSIHFSTF from the coding sequence ATGGCTTCGTGGAACGACTCAGCCAAAAACTTGTCAAACACTGATTTACTTTCTATGGCTTTCGACGCATCCATTACTTCCTCAGTGACTGcaaaagttttcaaaattttacccTTGACCTTTATAACGCTGGCATCAAGTTTTGTCAATACAATTCTGATCTATGCAGTTTATGCTGATGTGCGAATGCAAACGGCGACTAATATGCTTATTGCTAGTCAAGGCATTGCAGATCTCGGCACAAGCATTCTTGTGATGCCATTTGCACTGATCTCGGTGGTAGCAGATGGTTGgattttgggtgaaaaattcTGCATGGCTAATGCattttttaacttatttttcacTCAAACAACTGTCTTACAAATGACCATTATTGCATTTGAAAGATATCTTGCGATTGTCAAGCCTCTTCGGCGTGAAATATCTTTACTGCAAGCCGCTGGACTCGCTGCATCTGCCTGGGGCCTCAGTTTTCTAACATCACTTCCCTGGCTGGATTTAACTACCGATCAAGCCACCGTGGAGTATTTTGAGGGATTTTGTGTGTGCGGAATACGGTATTATCCACCTGTGAGAGGCCTAGCACTGATTTATGTGACTCTAATAATACTCTTGTTCAGAGTACTGCCCTTAGTGTTCATAACTTTCTGTTATCATCAAATCCGTAAGGTTATTCGAAAGAAAAATCGCAGTGTTTGCCCAATAGACCAGTCCAATGCTCAGAAGTTAGCCATTAATGTTTACGCAAATTCTGCGTTGACTTCTAAGTTTGTTATAGGAACCAGTTTGATTCAAGTTTTTCCAGCCTGTCTTTTAATGCTTTTAGACGGGCTCGGAGTCGGatatatcccacaagatcttaaGACTGGTTTTAAATGGGTCATGTGGTGCCATTGCTTCGTAAAGCCAGCCATCTACGCATCAAAAAGTTCAGCGTGGAGAAAAACCATTCGAGGTTACCTTCAAAAATTTCCCGTTTGTTCTCTACTGTTGAAAGCCAACGCAGTACTCCGCGTTTCCGATCACTGTAAACGTAATTCCAAACACCCCAAAGGCGGAAAGGTATGTAACAACAGCACGGAGGGACGTAAAGAAACAATTCAAACTGAAATAGAACAGCGCAAAATACAGGCCACAGAAAAATACATATGGTTTTTTAGGACAAAGGAAGCATGGCAGGATCATGACAAATGGCAGTCTATACACTTTTCTACTTTCTGA